The Microbacterium luteum genome includes a region encoding these proteins:
- a CDS encoding Rne/Rng family ribonuclease: MADGNDAHVPADSEPDAPAETNVEAEQSSEVGTQELSEPAGAAEVTVPTQEEASSEPAPSPEPESSAEPEVPPAPPEEPSEPERLTAVSLGLLPEQFVSAVSTQLHFYAPEIAVLPARPDDDVESDREQQSGSSSRRRGRRRGGGGQNDKSGGDDESRRSSGRKRAVEVVTEPQRIKGSTRLEAKKQRRRDGREAGRRRAVVTEAEFLARREAVDRVMVVRSKNGRIQIAVLEDDVLVEHYVARNQDSSLIGNVYLGRVQNVLPSMEAAFVDIGRGRNAVLYSGEVDWDAVETGNQPRRIELALKSGDKVLVQVTKDPVGHKGARLTSQISLPGRYLVYVPGGAMNGISRKLPDTERARLKKILKEVLPESSGVIVRTAAEGATEEQLTRDVNRLTTQWEHIGRQVESQQAPALLHSEPDLLVKIVRDVFNEDFSKMLIQGEDAHQTITAYLEGVAPDLLDRVESYEEDRDPFDRFRITEQIEKALDRKVWLPSGGSLVIDRTEAMTVVDVNTGKFVGSGGNLEETVTKNNLEAAEEIVRQLRLRDIGGIIVVDFIDMVLESNRDLVLRRLVECLSRDRTKHQVAEVTSLGLVQMTRKKLGLGLLETFSEACEVCAGRGVIVHHDPVVKHRSSGSSSSGRRQRQNGNGGPSQGNGNGASSQGGGTHTITEGVKSALAQIAASTIHPSQGEEAPAAGGQVDVVLPEPKDDQPAPKDGSRAEHADRGKKPRRKKPESSKGPRTETDVLLDSVLDALPEPKAPGQGRGRRRVTTAALTGTPVSTVTPAPPSED; the protein is encoded by the coding sequence ATGGCCGATGGAAATGATGCACACGTCCCAGCAGACTCCGAACCGGACGCCCCGGCGGAGACGAACGTAGAGGCGGAACAGTCGTCCGAGGTTGGGACGCAGGAACTCTCGGAACCCGCAGGGGCCGCCGAGGTCACGGTGCCCACCCAGGAGGAAGCGTCCTCCGAGCCGGCGCCGTCCCCTGAGCCCGAGTCCTCGGCCGAGCCCGAGGTTCCTCCGGCTCCGCCCGAAGAACCTTCCGAACCGGAGAGACTGACCGCTGTCAGTCTCGGTCTCCTGCCGGAGCAGTTCGTCTCCGCGGTGTCGACGCAGCTGCACTTCTACGCTCCCGAGATCGCGGTGCTGCCGGCGCGGCCCGATGACGACGTCGAGAGCGACCGGGAGCAGCAGTCTGGGAGCAGCTCTCGCCGCCGTGGTCGACGTCGCGGAGGCGGCGGCCAGAACGACAAGAGCGGCGGCGACGACGAATCGCGCCGGTCCTCCGGCCGGAAGCGGGCCGTCGAGGTCGTGACCGAGCCGCAGCGGATCAAGGGATCCACGCGCCTCGAGGCGAAGAAGCAGCGCCGCCGTGACGGGCGCGAGGCCGGTCGCCGTCGTGCCGTGGTGACCGAGGCCGAATTCCTCGCGCGCCGTGAGGCGGTCGACCGGGTCATGGTGGTGCGATCGAAGAACGGCCGGATCCAGATCGCGGTGCTGGAGGACGACGTCCTCGTCGAGCACTATGTGGCCCGCAATCAGGACTCGTCTCTCATCGGGAACGTCTATCTCGGTCGCGTGCAGAACGTGCTCCCCAGCATGGAGGCCGCGTTCGTCGACATCGGCCGGGGACGAAACGCCGTGCTCTATTCCGGTGAAGTGGACTGGGACGCCGTCGAGACCGGCAATCAGCCGCGACGGATCGAGCTCGCGCTGAAATCGGGCGACAAGGTGCTCGTGCAGGTGACGAAGGACCCGGTCGGACACAAGGGTGCGCGACTGACGAGCCAGATCTCGCTCCCTGGGCGCTATCTCGTGTACGTGCCCGGCGGCGCCATGAACGGCATCTCGCGCAAGCTCCCTGACACCGAACGGGCGCGTCTGAAGAAGATCCTCAAAGAGGTGCTGCCCGAGTCCTCCGGCGTCATCGTGCGCACCGCCGCCGAGGGCGCGACGGAGGAGCAGCTGACACGTGACGTCAACCGGCTCACGACGCAGTGGGAGCACATCGGCCGCCAGGTCGAATCCCAGCAGGCCCCGGCGCTGCTGCACTCGGAGCCCGATCTGCTGGTCAAGATCGTGCGCGACGTCTTCAACGAGGACTTCTCGAAGATGCTCATCCAGGGTGAGGATGCGCACCAGACCATCACCGCGTATCTCGAAGGGGTCGCTCCCGACCTCCTCGATCGCGTCGAGTCGTACGAGGAGGACCGAGACCCGTTCGACCGCTTCCGCATCACCGAGCAGATCGAGAAGGCGCTGGACCGCAAGGTGTGGCTGCCCTCGGGGGGATCGCTCGTCATCGACCGCACTGAGGCGATGACCGTCGTCGACGTCAACACCGGCAAGTTCGTCGGCTCCGGCGGCAACCTCGAAGAGACGGTCACGAAGAACAACCTCGAGGCGGCCGAGGAGATCGTGCGGCAGCTGCGGCTGCGCGACATCGGCGGAATCATCGTGGTCGACTTCATCGACATGGTGCTCGAATCCAACCGCGATCTCGTGCTGCGGCGTCTGGTCGAGTGCCTCAGTCGCGACCGGACCAAGCACCAGGTGGCCGAAGTCACGTCGCTCGGACTCGTGCAGATGACGCGCAAGAAGCTGGGTCTCGGGCTGCTCGAGACCTTCAGCGAGGCGTGCGAGGTGTGCGCCGGCCGCGGCGTGATCGTCCATCACGACCCGGTGGTCAAGCATCGGTCATCGGGGTCGTCCTCGAGCGGTCGTCGACAGCGCCAGAACGGCAACGGCGGTCCCTCGCAGGGCAACGGCAACGGAGCGTCGTCCCAGGGCGGCGGCACGCATACGATCACCGAGGGCGTGAAGTCGGCGCTGGCGCAGATCGCGGCCTCGACGATCCATCCGTCGCAGGGGGAGGAGGCCCCCGCCGCCGGTGGACAGGTGGATGTCGTGCTGCCCGAGCCCAAGGACGACCAGCCTGCCCCGAAGGACGGATCCCGGGCCGAGCACGCGGATCGGGGCAAGAAGCCCCGCCGCAAGAAGCCCGAGTCATCGAAGGGTCCCCGCACCGAGACGGACGTCCTCCTGGACTCCGTTCTGGATGCGCTCCCCGAGCCGAAGGCCCCCGGTCAGGGACGCGGTCGGCGCCGGGTGACCACCGCCGCCTTGACGGGTACGCCGGTGAGCACCGTCACGCCGGCCCCGCCGAGCGAAGACTGA
- a CDS encoding DUF4031 domain-containing protein, translated as MAILIDPPRWPAHGRLWSHLISDASLDELHRFAAANGIPRRGFDRDHYDVPDDAYDRLVAAGAHAVGGHELVRRLIASGLRVTARERRGR; from the coding sequence ATGGCGATCCTGATCGATCCACCTCGCTGGCCCGCGCACGGACGCTTGTGGTCGCACCTGATCAGCGATGCGAGCCTCGACGAACTGCACCGCTTCGCAGCGGCGAACGGCATCCCCCGGCGCGGTTTCGATCGCGATCACTACGACGTTCCCGACGACGCCTACGACCGTCTCGTGGCCGCGGGCGCTCACGCCGTCGGAGGCCACGAACTGGTCCGGCGCCTCATCGCCTCCGGACTGCGCGTCACCGCTCGCGAGCGCCGCGGGCGGTGA
- the rplU gene encoding 50S ribosomal protein L21 produces MVYAVVRAGGRQEKVEVGSIVVLDRLAAQIGDKVQLPAVLLVDGDAVTTDADKLAKVSVTAEVLGEERGPKIVIQKFKNKTGYKKRQGHRQDLTRVKVTGIK; encoded by the coding sequence GTGGTTTACGCAGTTGTGCGCGCCGGTGGCCGGCAGGAGAAGGTCGAGGTCGGCTCGATCGTCGTTCTCGATCGTCTGGCCGCTCAGATCGGTGACAAGGTGCAGCTTCCGGCCGTCCTGCTCGTCGACGGCGACGCCGTCACGACCGACGCCGACAAGCTGGCGAAGGTCTCGGTGACCGCCGAGGTCCTCGGTGAGGAGCGCGGCCCCAAGATCGTGATCCAGAAGTTCAAGAACAAGACCGGCTACAAGAAGCGCCAGGGGCACCGCCAGGACCTCACGCGCGTCAAGGTCACCGGCATCAAGTAA
- the rpmA gene encoding 50S ribosomal protein L27, whose protein sequence is MAHKKGASSTRNGRDSNAQRLGVKRFGGQVVGAGEIIVRQRGTHFHPGANVGRGGDDTLFALAAGAVEFGNKGGRKVVNIVAAAE, encoded by the coding sequence ATGGCACACAAGAAGGGCGCAAGCTCCACTCGCAACGGTCGTGACTCCAACGCGCAGCGCCTCGGCGTGAAGCGCTTCGGCGGTCAGGTCGTCGGCGCGGGCGAGATCATCGTCCGTCAGCGCGGAACCCACTTCCACCCGGGCGCCAACGTCGGCCGGGGCGGCGACGACACGCTGTTCGCCCTCGCCGCCGGTGCGGTCGAGTTCGGCAACAAGGGCGGTCGCAAGGTCGTCAACATCGTCGCAGCTGCGGAGTGA
- the obgE gene encoding GTPase ObgE produces the protein MVTFVDRVTLHLRAGKGGNGCVSVRREKFKPLAGPDGGNGGHGGDIVLVADPQETTLLSYHHSPHRSADNGGFGMGDNRSGAAGEHLELSVPVGTVVKAPDGETLVDLIHPGMRFVAAPGGLGGLGNAALASPKRKAPGFALLGTSGWEGDVVLELKTVADVALVGFPSAGKSSLIAAVSAARPKIADYPFTTLHPNLGVVQAGDTRYTIADVPGLIEGASEGRGLGLEFLRHVERCTALVHVLDCATLDPGRDPLSDLDVILAELAAYPVADDQVPLLERPQLVALNKLDVPEAKDLADLVRPDLEARGFRVFDISTVARSGLRELTFALGEIIAGHRATRADEGPQERVVIRPRGSEKEFSIRVEGGTYGNLYRIVGAKPERWVQQTDFRNDEAVGFLADRLDKLGVEDELFRAGATPGATVVIGEGDGVVFDWQPSLSSAAELMTAPRGTDPRIDPSNRRTTSQRREQYRERMDAKAEARADLEAERLSSSGWSEESDG, from the coding sequence ATGGTCACCTTCGTCGATCGGGTGACCCTTCACCTGCGCGCGGGCAAGGGCGGCAACGGCTGTGTGTCGGTGCGACGGGAGAAGTTCAAGCCCCTCGCCGGTCCCGACGGCGGCAACGGCGGACACGGCGGAGACATCGTGCTCGTCGCCGACCCGCAGGAGACGACGCTGCTGTCGTATCACCACTCTCCGCACCGCAGCGCCGACAACGGCGGGTTCGGCATGGGCGACAACCGGTCCGGCGCGGCGGGAGAGCACCTCGAGCTGTCTGTGCCGGTCGGGACCGTGGTGAAGGCGCCCGATGGCGAGACCCTCGTCGACCTCATCCACCCCGGGATGCGTTTCGTCGCCGCCCCGGGCGGCCTCGGAGGACTCGGGAACGCCGCCCTGGCGTCACCGAAGCGTAAGGCGCCCGGCTTCGCGCTGCTGGGCACCTCGGGCTGGGAGGGCGATGTCGTCCTCGAGCTGAAGACCGTCGCCGATGTGGCGCTGGTCGGATTCCCCTCGGCCGGCAAGTCGAGCCTGATCGCGGCGGTCTCGGCCGCGCGACCGAAGATCGCCGACTACCCCTTCACGACACTGCATCCGAACCTGGGCGTCGTCCAGGCCGGTGACACGCGCTACACCATCGCCGATGTCCCTGGACTCATCGAGGGTGCCAGCGAGGGCCGCGGGCTGGGCCTGGAGTTCCTCCGGCACGTCGAGCGGTGCACGGCACTGGTGCACGTGCTCGACTGCGCCACCCTCGACCCCGGCCGCGATCCGCTGAGCGATCTCGACGTCATTCTCGCGGAGCTCGCCGCTTACCCGGTCGCGGACGATCAGGTGCCGCTGCTCGAACGGCCACAGCTGGTCGCGCTCAACAAGCTCGATGTGCCCGAGGCCAAGGACCTCGCCGATCTCGTGCGCCCCGACCTCGAGGCTCGCGGCTTCCGCGTCTTCGACATCTCCACGGTCGCTCGCTCGGGGCTGCGTGAGCTCACGTTCGCTCTGGGGGAGATCATCGCCGGTCATCGGGCGACGCGAGCCGACGAGGGGCCGCAGGAGCGCGTGGTCATCCGCCCGCGCGGTTCCGAGAAGGAGTTCTCCATTCGGGTCGAGGGCGGCACCTACGGCAATCTCTACCGCATCGTCGGCGCAAAGCCGGAGCGGTGGGTGCAGCAGACCGACTTCCGCAACGATGAGGCCGTCGGCTTCCTGGCCGACCGCCTCGACAAGCTCGGTGTCGAAGACGAGCTGTTCCGCGCCGGTGCGACCCCGGGTGCGACCGTGGTGATCGGGGAGGGCGACGGCGTCGTCTTCGACTGGCAGCCGTCGCTGAGCTCGGCTGCCGAACTCATGACCGCTCCGCGGGGGACCGATCCCCGGATCGATCCGTCGAACCGCCGCACGACGTCGCAGCGGCGGGAGCAGTATCGCGAACGCATGGATGCCAAGGCCGAGGCGCGCGCCGATCTCGAGGCCGAGCGCCTCTCGTCGTCCGGGTGGAGCGAGGAGAGCGACGGGTGA
- the proB gene encoding glutamate 5-kinase, which yields MSVVDRSGLATVRRVVVKVGSSSISGANRGKIAPIVEALAHAHARGAEVVLVSSGAIATGMPYLTLDERPTDLATQQAAAAVGQNVLIYRYQDALRPFGVVAGQVLLTAGDLENATPRSNARRAMERLLGLRILPIVNENDTVATHEIRFGDNDRLAALVARLIGADALVLLSDIECLYTRPPGEPGARPIDRVAWGDDLDDYEFGATVVNSLGTGGAATKASAAKLASAAGIGVLVTSADLVAEALEGRHVGTWFEPDPAPDAAPATGPVRAAGNQ from the coding sequence GTGAGCGTCGTCGACCGCTCCGGTCTCGCCACCGTGCGCCGCGTGGTGGTCAAGGTGGGGTCCTCGTCGATCAGCGGTGCGAATCGCGGCAAGATCGCGCCGATCGTCGAAGCGCTCGCCCACGCCCATGCTCGCGGCGCCGAGGTCGTGCTGGTCTCGTCGGGAGCGATCGCCACCGGAATGCCGTACCTCACCCTCGACGAGCGTCCCACCGACCTCGCCACCCAGCAGGCGGCCGCGGCGGTCGGGCAGAACGTGCTGATCTACCGCTACCAGGATGCGCTGCGCCCCTTCGGTGTCGTCGCCGGGCAGGTGCTGCTGACGGCAGGCGACCTCGAGAACGCGACACCGCGATCGAATGCGCGCCGCGCGATGGAGCGGCTTCTGGGACTGCGCATCCTGCCGATCGTCAACGAGAACGACACCGTAGCGACCCACGAGATCCGCTTCGGCGACAACGACCGCCTGGCAGCGCTGGTCGCCCGCCTGATCGGTGCCGACGCGCTGGTTCTTCTCAGCGACATCGAATGCCTCTACACGCGCCCGCCGGGCGAGCCGGGTGCTCGCCCGATCGATCGTGTGGCCTGGGGCGACGATCTCGACGACTACGAGTTCGGCGCAACGGTCGTCAACAGCCTCGGAACCGGCGGTGCCGCGACGAAGGCTTCGGCTGCGAAGCTTGCTTCGGCAGCGGGCATCGGCGTGCTCGTGACGAGCGCGGACCTCGTGGCCGAGGCGCTCGAGGGGCGTCACGTCGGCACGTGGTTCGAGCCGGATCCGGCACCGGATGCGGCGCCCGCCACGGGGCCCGTGCGGGCGGCCGGGAATCAGTAG
- a CDS encoding glutamate-5-semialdehyde dehydrogenase: MTTVTEASARERMQRAKDASRAVALLDDDAKSHALRTIADAIEAASAEIVAANTEDLARGAASGLADGLRDRLRLDAPRVAALAAAVREVADLPDPVGRVLDERIIGGGIRLTKVAVPFGVVGAIYEARPNVTVDIAALALRSGNAVVLRGGSAAENTNRALVSAMRHALASAGIDPEAVQTIDAFGRDGARELMTARGLVDILVPRGSAQLIETVVTESTVPVIETGAGVVHIFVDATARADWTREIVVNAKAQRPSVCNAVETVLVHRDALGLVPDLLDALEGAGVTVHGDETISGLSPRVVAATDDDWSTEYLSLDLAMRVVDGIDEALTHIRTYSTHHTEAIITDDPAAAERFLAEVDSAAVMLNASTRFTDGGEYGFGAEVGISTQKLHARGPMGLTELTSVKWIGRGEGHVRA, translated from the coding sequence ATGACCACGGTGACGGAGGCTTCGGCACGCGAGCGGATGCAGCGGGCGAAGGATGCCAGCCGAGCCGTCGCGCTCCTGGACGACGATGCGAAGTCGCACGCGCTGCGGACCATCGCCGACGCGATCGAGGCGGCCTCCGCCGAGATCGTCGCCGCGAACACCGAGGATCTCGCACGCGGTGCGGCGAGCGGGCTCGCCGATGGCCTGCGCGACCGCCTGCGCCTGGACGCCCCGCGCGTCGCCGCTCTCGCCGCCGCCGTGCGGGAGGTCGCCGACCTTCCCGACCCCGTCGGACGTGTCCTCGACGAGCGCATCATCGGCGGCGGCATCCGGCTGACGAAGGTCGCCGTGCCCTTCGGCGTCGTCGGCGCGATCTACGAGGCCCGGCCGAACGTGACCGTCGACATCGCGGCCCTCGCCCTGCGGTCGGGGAACGCGGTCGTCCTGCGCGGCGGCAGCGCGGCCGAGAACACGAACAGGGCCCTCGTGTCAGCCATGCGGCATGCCCTCGCATCTGCAGGCATCGACCCCGAAGCGGTGCAGACGATCGATGCGTTCGGACGCGACGGCGCACGCGAGCTGATGACCGCGCGAGGGCTGGTCGACATCCTCGTTCCGCGGGGAAGCGCGCAGCTCATCGAAACGGTCGTGACGGAATCGACCGTGCCCGTCATCGAGACCGGCGCGGGGGTCGTGCACATCTTCGTCGACGCCACCGCGCGCGCGGACTGGACGCGGGAGATCGTCGTCAATGCGAAGGCGCAGCGACCCAGCGTCTGCAACGCCGTCGAAACGGTCCTCGTGCACCGCGATGCTCTCGGACTCGTCCCCGACCTGCTGGACGCGCTCGAGGGGGCGGGGGTGACCGTGCATGGAGACGAGACGATCTCAGGACTCTCGCCTCGCGTCGTGGCGGCCACCGATGACGACTGGTCCACGGAGTACTTGAGTCTGGATCTGGCCATGCGCGTCGTCGACGGGATCGACGAGGCGCTGACGCACATCCGAACCTACTCGACGCACCACACCGAGGCGATCATCACCGATGACCCGGCAGCGGCCGAGCGCTTCCTCGCCGAGGTCGACTCCGCGGCGGTGATGCTCAATGCGTCGACACGCTTCACGGACGGCGGAGAGTACGGCTTCGGTGCAGAAGTCGGCATCTCCACGCAGAAGCTGCACGCCCGAGGGCCGATGGGCCTGACCGAACTCACGAGCGTGAAGTGGATCGGGCGGGGCGAAGGCCACGTCCGAGCCTGA
- the nadD gene encoding nicotinate-nucleotide adenylyltransferase gives MSTARAPRIGVMGGTFDPIHHGHLVAASEVAQSFDLDEVVFVPTGRPWQKQSVTSSEHRYLMTVIATASNPQFTVSRVDVDRAGPTYTIDTLRDLQAERPGAELYFISGADAVAQILSWRDHDELWQLAHFVAVSRPGHVLSTEGLPSENVSQLEIPALSISSTDCRDRVRRGHPVWYLVPDGVVQYIAKHHLYRSME, from the coding sequence ATGTCCACGGCGCGAGCCCCTCGGATCGGAGTGATGGGCGGGACGTTCGATCCCATCCACCACGGGCACCTCGTCGCGGCCAGCGAAGTGGCGCAGTCCTTCGACCTCGATGAAGTCGTCTTCGTTCCGACCGGACGCCCCTGGCAGAAGCAGAGCGTGACCTCCAGCGAGCATCGCTATCTGATGACCGTCATCGCGACGGCATCGAACCCGCAATTCACCGTGAGCCGCGTCGACGTGGACCGGGCCGGCCCGACCTACACCATCGACACACTGCGCGATCTGCAGGCGGAGAGACCGGGCGCGGAGCTGTACTTCATCAGCGGCGCCGACGCCGTGGCGCAGATTCTCAGTTGGCGGGACCATGATGAACTGTGGCAACTCGCCCACTTCGTCGCCGTCTCCCGTCCCGGCCACGTGCTGAGCACCGAGGGACTGCCGTCGGAGAACGTGAGCCAGCTGGAGATCCCCGCGCTGTCGATCTCGTCGACGGACTGTCGAGACCGGGTTCGTCGAGGTCACCCGGTGTGGTACCTCGTCCCCGACGGGGTTGTCCAATACATTGCGAAGCATCACCTCTACCGGAGCATGGAATGA
- the rsfS gene encoding ribosome silencing factor, with the protein MPATEQSREMLQIAAAAADATGGEDLVALDVSDPLPLVDVFLIVTGRSERNVAAIADEIEEKLLEAGHKRLRREGREESRWILLDFGDLVAHVFHEEERSYYGLERLWKDCPVVPIVLAGASAGE; encoded by the coding sequence ATGCCGGCGACGGAACAGTCGCGGGAGATGCTCCAGATCGCCGCCGCCGCAGCGGACGCGACCGGCGGTGAGGACCTCGTCGCCCTGGACGTGTCCGATCCGCTGCCGCTCGTCGACGTCTTCCTCATCGTCACCGGGCGCAGCGAGCGCAATGTCGCCGCCATCGCCGATGAGATCGAGGAGAAGCTCCTCGAGGCAGGCCACAAGCGGCTCCGGCGCGAAGGACGCGAGGAGTCCCGCTGGATCCTCCTCGATTTCGGCGACCTCGTGGCGCATGTCTTCCATGAGGAGGAGCGGTCGTACTACGGGCTCGAACGCTTGTGGAAGGACTGCCCCGTCGTCCCCATCGTCCTTGCCGGAGCCTCGGCTGGTGAGTGA